From Afipia carboxidovorans OM5, one genomic window encodes:
- a CDS encoding transglutaminase-like cysteine peptidase, producing the protein MVSIRGWGTCLAIFVGLAGFPQSSLAAGAAAKPAMSHARVLYASLGDTARAPIGWTEFCTAHAADCMSRPSEARDIVMTQTAWKDLVRVNRWVNETIKPMTDMEHWGVIEKWSYPTDGYGDCEDYVLLKRKMLVDAGWPREALLITVVRDKKGEGHAVLTVKSDKGEFVLDNQNEDVLAWTDTGYRFVKRQSQTDPNVWVSLGDSRPAAVTAASN; encoded by the coding sequence ATGGTTTCGATCCGTGGATGGGGTACGTGTCTGGCGATCTTCGTCGGGCTCGCAGGTTTTCCGCAAAGCTCGCTCGCTGCAGGTGCGGCGGCAAAGCCCGCGATGTCACACGCACGCGTGCTCTATGCGAGCCTTGGCGACACTGCACGTGCGCCGATCGGCTGGACCGAGTTCTGCACCGCGCACGCCGCCGACTGCATGAGCCGTCCGAGCGAAGCGCGCGACATCGTCATGACCCAGACCGCCTGGAAGGATCTCGTCCGCGTCAACCGCTGGGTCAACGAGACCATCAAGCCGATGACCGACATGGAGCATTGGGGCGTGATCGAGAAGTGGTCGTACCCCACCGACGGCTACGGCGATTGCGAGGATTACGTTCTCCTGAAGCGCAAGATGCTGGTCGATGCCGGCTGGCCGCGCGAGGCGCTGCTCATCACCGTGGTGCGCGACAAGAAGGGCGAAGGCCATGCCGTGCTGACTGTGAAGTCCGACAAGGGCGAATTCGTTCTCGACAACCAGAACGAGGACGTCCTGGCCTGGACCGACACCGGTTATCGCTTCGTCAAACGCCAGTCGCAAACCGACCCGAATGTGTGGGTCTCGCTCGGCGACAGCCGCCCCGCAGCCGTCACCGCCGCATCGAACTGA
- a CDS encoding GcrA family cell cycle regulator: MDEAQAEPPAMVTSGLPLKPIWNEQFDAFLRVNGPWKTATELTRALNAAHGTEFTRSAVLGRSFRIGVRIGSAVPRAPQPEPARKAAPSSKGNNYSSEGAKAAGVLARIEQAKSGEVPSCDFKPRTADAQSRHVPLLNLGPFGLECRWPDNELNDASQQTFCGAPTAHGASYCCAHMAIAWGIGTASERSALKTLLEASR, translated from the coding sequence GTGGACGAGGCGCAAGCCGAGCCGCCTGCCATGGTTACCAGCGGCTTGCCGCTTAAACCGATTTGGAACGAGCAATTCGATGCGTTCCTGCGTGTGAACGGGCCGTGGAAGACGGCAACTGAACTCACTCGTGCTCTCAACGCCGCGCACGGCACGGAGTTTACCCGCAGCGCTGTGCTTGGCCGGTCGTTCCGGATCGGCGTGAGGATAGGCTCTGCGGTCCCGAGGGCACCGCAACCCGAACCCGCTCGCAAGGCTGCGCCGTCGAGCAAGGGTAACAACTATAGCTCGGAGGGCGCGAAGGCCGCCGGCGTGCTGGCGCGGATCGAGCAAGCGAAAAGCGGCGAGGTGCCGAGCTGCGATTTTAAGCCGCGCACGGCGGACGCTCAGTCGCGTCACGTCCCGCTGCTCAACCTCGGGCCGTTTGGACTTGAATGCCGCTGGCCCGACAACGAACTCAACGATGCCAGTCAGCAGACCTTCTGCGGCGCGCCAACTGCACATGGTGCAAGCTACTGCTGCGCGCACATGGCGATTGCGTGGGGCATCGGCACCGCGTCCGAGCGCAGCGCTCTGAAGACGCTTTTGGAGGCATCGCGATGA
- a CDS encoding single-stranded DNA-binding protein, translating into MAGSINKVILVGNLGADPDIRRTQDGRAIANMSIATSETWRDKNSGERKEKTEWHRVVIFNEGLAKVAEQYLRKGAKVYVEGALQTRKWQDKDGRDKYTTEVVLQGFNSTLTMLDSRNGGNRSDDDDDGFGERQTSRKGSSSGYRGNDDMNDDIPFSPEFR; encoded by the coding sequence ATGGCCGGATCGATTAACAAGGTGATCTTGGTCGGCAACCTCGGTGCCGACCCGGACATTCGGCGCACGCAGGACGGACGTGCGATCGCCAACATGAGCATTGCGACGTCGGAGACCTGGCGGGACAAAAACAGCGGTGAGCGCAAAGAAAAGACCGAGTGGCATCGCGTCGTGATCTTCAACGAAGGTCTCGCAAAGGTCGCAGAGCAATACCTGCGCAAGGGCGCGAAGGTCTACGTTGAAGGCGCGCTGCAGACCCGGAAGTGGCAGGACAAGGACGGCCGCGACAAGTACACGACCGAGGTCGTGCTGCAGGGCTTCAACTCGACGCTGACGATGCTCGACAGCCGCAACGGCGGCAATCGCAGCGACGATGACGACGACGGCTTCGGCGAGCGGCAAACGTCGCGGAAAGGATCTTCGAGCGGCTACCGCGGCAACGACGACATGAACGACGACATCCCTTTCAGCCCGGAATTCCGATGA
- a CDS encoding tyrosine-type recombinase/integrase encodes MEEAKQPIPGLRRQGSRLLWRASKAAIAKGYPVKSANLTALAGDERLLRERCAKLQREMLEWITGVKRSIIEFDGTFRSVFDLYETDPQSPFHRLKPGTKHPYKTYMRMMRAHIGHCHIDQTDGRDVRDWFKEWTKPEKEGDPRTIAKANMALAVLKSSLQFAIECRKPGCVEFRACIPKNLEKPKARRFAIPAGQVAKARAAAHEQQQPGAALAYALQFEGTLRQWDVIGQWVDMSDPRPSAIHHNGKKWFGPTWNDVDDNLILRWKPTKTEESSGEEIVIDLRACPMVMEELELTLAAGKPLSGPLVVDRRTGQPFLSQPFETIWRKAATAAGISKKVWNRDLRKSGSTEARRSGASVDDLQKLMGHVEGSKVTQDVYDLADLEAHRRIAASRVAFRKTTEK; translated from the coding sequence ATGGAAGAAGCGAAGCAACCAATCCCCGGCTTGAGGCGGCAGGGCTCGCGCCTCCTTTGGAGAGCTTCGAAGGCCGCCATTGCAAAGGGCTACCCGGTCAAGTCAGCAAACCTGACAGCCCTTGCCGGCGACGAGCGATTGTTGCGCGAACGGTGCGCCAAGCTTCAGCGCGAAATGCTGGAATGGATCACCGGCGTTAAGCGCTCCATCATCGAATTCGACGGCACGTTTCGGAGCGTATTCGATCTATACGAAACCGATCCGCAGAGCCCGTTTCACAGACTGAAGCCGGGGACAAAGCATCCCTACAAGACCTATATGCGGATGATGCGCGCGCATATTGGTCACTGTCATATCGACCAAACCGACGGCCGCGACGTTCGGGACTGGTTCAAGGAATGGACAAAGCCGGAAAAGGAAGGCGATCCGCGAACCATCGCGAAAGCGAATATGGCGCTTGCGGTCCTGAAATCATCGCTTCAGTTCGCCATCGAATGCCGTAAGCCGGGATGCGTCGAATTCCGGGCCTGCATTCCTAAGAACCTCGAGAAGCCGAAGGCGCGAAGGTTCGCCATTCCTGCCGGGCAAGTTGCGAAGGCGCGCGCCGCCGCGCACGAACAACAACAGCCCGGAGCCGCGCTCGCCTACGCCCTGCAGTTTGAAGGCACGCTTCGACAGTGGGATGTTATCGGCCAGTGGGTCGATATGTCGGACCCACGACCCTCAGCAATCCACCACAACGGGAAGAAGTGGTTCGGTCCAACATGGAACGATGTCGATGACAATCTGATCCTGCGCTGGAAGCCGACGAAGACAGAAGAGAGTTCCGGCGAAGAGATCGTTATCGACCTCCGCGCATGCCCGATGGTCATGGAGGAATTGGAGCTCACGCTGGCGGCCGGAAAGCCTTTGAGCGGACCGCTGGTGGTAGATCGCCGAACAGGCCAGCCGTTTCTGAGCCAGCCCTTTGAAACGATATGGCGCAAGGCCGCCACCGCTGCCGGTATCAGCAAGAAAGTCTGGAACCGCGATCTGCGGAAATCGGGATCGACAGAGGCGCGCCGATCCGGCGCATCGGTCGATGACCTTCAGAAGTTGATGGGGCATGTCGAGGGCAGCAAGGTGACGCAGGATGTGTACGACCTTGCCGATCTTGAGGCCCACCGGCGGATCGCCGCGTCGCGCGTCGCCTTCCGGAAAACTACCGAGAAATAG
- the rnhA gene encoding ribonuclease HI has translation MLEAHGPAGELLRFRFGLSYGAVSRRKNGSLTLSGEASQHFINFRKALAASPAGEEPKPPRVATITTLTLPVVDHACARERLAKAKTAIVYTDGSAERGGKGRGGWAAIIRAGFDIVEIFGGAEASTINRMEIIAAVVALEILPAGCVVKLHTDSKYLRNGITNWIDGWKRNGWLTVAREPVKNEDLWRRLDAARLSHTVTWKWVKAHVGIRLNERADELAKFARHNITKGF, from the coding sequence ATGCTGGAAGCGCACGGCCCCGCCGGGGAGTTGCTGCGCTTCCGGTTCGGCCTGTCATACGGCGCGGTCTCTCGCCGGAAGAACGGCAGCCTGACGCTTTCCGGCGAAGCGTCGCAGCACTTCATCAACTTTCGAAAGGCTCTGGCGGCCTCGCCCGCCGGCGAAGAGCCGAAGCCACCTCGCGTGGCGACGATCACAACGCTTACCTTGCCCGTCGTCGATCACGCCTGCGCGCGCGAACGCCTCGCGAAGGCAAAGACAGCCATCGTCTACACGGATGGTTCAGCAGAGCGCGGCGGCAAGGGCCGCGGCGGCTGGGCTGCGATCATCCGTGCCGGGTTCGACATCGTCGAGATATTCGGCGGCGCGGAAGCATCAACCATCAACCGCATGGAAATTATCGCGGCCGTTGTTGCCCTCGAAATCCTGCCCGCCGGGTGCGTCGTCAAACTGCACACGGATAGCAAATATCTTCGCAACGGCATCACGAATTGGATTGATGGCTGGAAGCGCAACGGCTGGCTGACGGTCGCGCGGGAGCCGGTGAAGAATGAAGACCTCTGGCGGCGGCTCGACGCCGCGCGCCTAAGCCACACAGTCACATGGAAATGGGTCAAGGCCCACGTAGGCATTCGCCTGAACGAGCGAGCGGACGAGCTCGCAAAGTTCGCTCGCCACAACATCACGAAGGGATTTTGA
- a CDS encoding DUF4326 domain-containing protein, producing MAKPVRIQRKRTKGWTMPPNTAYVGRGSDWGNPHKALTRDALGRAHAVIQFRQYCPPKSPLAAAARRILRGKNLACWCPLDQPCHADVLLELANSEAAE from the coding sequence ATGGCGAAGCCGGTCCGCATCCAGCGCAAGCGCACCAAGGGCTGGACGATGCCGCCGAACACGGCCTACGTCGGCCGCGGCTCGGATTGGGGCAATCCGCACAAGGCATTGACACGCGACGCCTTGGGGCGCGCGCACGCGGTCATCCAATTCCGGCAGTATTGCCCTCCGAAGAGCCCGCTGGCGGCCGCAGCGAGGCGCATACTCCGCGGCAAGAACCTCGCTTGCTGGTGTCCGCTCGACCAACCATGCCATGCGGACGTTCTGCTTGAACTCGCAAATAGCGAGGCCGCCGAATGA
- a CDS encoding GDSL-type esterase/lipase family protein, with protein sequence MKGWALGMVAAVALFACAAEAAEVNIVALGASNTYGAGRGRTNGGVPSSQAYPAQLQALLAARGVSARVTNAGIPGDTTGGMLARLNSAVPNGTKIVIFQPGGNDARRGEGASRQSNIAEIKQRLAARHIKVIMLGHLGQIAPTGTRDPDGQHFNAQGHAAFAAWLAPKVIAAARGQ encoded by the coding sequence ATGAAGGGCTGGGCTTTGGGCATGGTCGCGGCTGTGGCGCTGTTTGCATGCGCCGCGGAGGCGGCGGAAGTAAATATCGTCGCGCTGGGTGCGAGCAACACCTATGGGGCGGGGCGAGGGCGTACCAACGGCGGTGTGCCCTCGTCGCAGGCTTATCCGGCGCAATTGCAAGCGCTGCTCGCAGCGAGGGGCGTGAGCGCCCGCGTCACCAATGCCGGAATTCCCGGCGACACCACGGGCGGCATGCTGGCGCGGCTCAATTCAGCCGTGCCCAACGGTACGAAGATCGTCATCTTCCAGCCGGGCGGCAACGATGCGCGGCGGGGAGAGGGCGCGTCGCGACAAAGCAATATCGCCGAGATCAAGCAGCGGCTCGCCGCCCGCCATATCAAGGTGATCATGCTCGGCCATCTCGGTCAGATCGCGCCGACGGGCACGCGCGATCCCGACGGTCAGCATTTCAATGCGCAAGGGCACGCGGCGTTCGCAGCATGGCTTGCGCCGAAAGTGATCGCGGCCGCGCGCGGGCAATAA
- a CDS encoding recombinase RecT — MAKTETRERTQADHRSAEPAPNVNVPAQKSNHPVAVFREYAMQRISTLQELPHIDPQQLLSVALTAIQRKPDLMRCTPQSLWNACVLAAQDGLLPDGREGAIVPYGENADGKRVAEIATWMPMVEGLRKKVRNSGQIKDWYVELVYAGDFFRYRKGDDPRLEHEPVPPSQRTPNTPFHGIVAAYSIAVFTDGSKSAPEVMWIEEIEKVRTKSKAKNGPWQDSAFYPEMCKKVVARRHYKQLPHSAGMDKLIQRDDDDYDFDRQDEALVQQRQHRRLVSTTSAFDEFARNGQTIDHRASDPVHQDGDDEFAEDEPSHDETGADETDRTSANSKPETGGAADQREEAAVNSKDEQQQHAEPQQQTQAEQTTANDGKPAAKFDPHVGEEVRRWPPGAVPSDPDEYEFYVETKLSDYTRETADKIPDWWKSAEEKKLREACGISKQRHDELRNKAASRKTELLKG, encoded by the coding sequence ATGGCAAAAACTGAAACGAGAGAGCGCACTCAAGCGGACCACCGCTCGGCAGAGCCCGCGCCGAACGTGAATGTTCCGGCTCAGAAGAGCAACCATCCGGTCGCGGTATTCAGGGAATACGCGATGCAGCGTATCAGCACTCTGCAGGAACTGCCCCACATCGATCCGCAGCAACTTCTAAGCGTTGCGCTCACTGCGATCCAGCGCAAGCCAGACCTGATGAGGTGCACGCCACAGTCTCTTTGGAATGCCTGTGTTCTAGCAGCACAAGATGGGCTTCTGCCCGATGGACGCGAAGGCGCGATCGTTCCCTATGGCGAAAACGCTGACGGCAAACGCGTGGCTGAAATCGCCACGTGGATGCCGATGGTCGAGGGACTTCGCAAGAAGGTCCGCAACAGCGGGCAGATCAAAGACTGGTATGTCGAACTGGTCTACGCCGGCGACTTCTTTCGTTATCGCAAGGGCGATGATCCGCGGCTTGAGCATGAACCTGTTCCGCCAAGCCAGCGAACGCCGAACACGCCGTTCCACGGGATTGTCGCGGCGTATTCAATCGCAGTCTTCACTGACGGGTCAAAGTCCGCGCCTGAAGTTATGTGGATCGAGGAGATCGAGAAGGTCCGCACAAAATCGAAGGCGAAGAACGGTCCGTGGCAAGACAGCGCCTTCTATCCTGAAATGTGCAAGAAGGTGGTTGCGCGCCGCCACTACAAGCAGCTTCCGCATTCCGCTGGGATGGACAAGCTGATCCAGCGCGACGACGACGATTACGACTTCGACCGGCAAGATGAAGCCTTGGTGCAGCAGCGCCAGCATCGCCGCCTCGTGTCCACGACTTCAGCATTCGATGAGTTTGCGCGAAACGGGCAAACGATCGATCACCGGGCTTCCGATCCTGTTCATCAGGATGGCGACGACGAATTCGCCGAAGATGAGCCGAGCCATGATGAAACCGGCGCGGATGAGACCGACCGGACGTCTGCCAACAGCAAGCCCGAGACTGGCGGCGCGGCCGATCAGCGCGAAGAAGCGGCCGTCAACAGCAAGGACGAACAGCAGCAGCACGCGGAGCCTCAGCAGCAGACGCAGGCCGAGCAGACCACCGCGAACGACGGCAAGCCCGCTGCGAAATTCGATCCTCACGTCGGTGAAGAGGTCCGCCGCTGGCCGCCTGGCGCAGTCCCGTCCGATCCCGACGAATACGAGTTCTATGTCGAGACGAAGCTGTCGGACTATACGCGCGAGACGGCCGATAAAATCCCCGATTGGTGGAAGTCGGCGGAAGAAAAGAAGCTGCGCGAGGCCTGCGGTATCAGCAAGCAGCGTCATGACGAACTGCGCAACAAAGCGGCGTCACGAAAAACCGAACTGCTGAAGGGCTGA
- a CDS encoding crossover junction endodeoxyribonuclease RuvC, with translation MRIDGIILSLDVATNTGWCAGEPGNPNPDFGHFTIPPTGDDVGTYGLKYSAWLKGQLEGLKPALVIFEAPILPKKTTPTTARKLMGLAMLTEMAARHRGITVREGRASTVKKHFTGNGWAKKADTMAIARRYGWAVRTDDEADACALWAYAVCCYAPEHATRFALGPIAARQMF, from the coding sequence ATGCGCATCGACGGCATCATCCTTTCGCTTGACGTGGCAACGAACACCGGATGGTGCGCGGGCGAGCCGGGTAACCCCAATCCTGACTTCGGACATTTCACGATCCCGCCGACCGGCGACGATGTCGGTACGTACGGGCTCAAATACTCGGCATGGCTGAAAGGCCAGCTTGAAGGGCTAAAGCCCGCGCTCGTCATTTTTGAAGCTCCGATCCTGCCGAAGAAGACAACGCCGACAACGGCGCGGAAGCTGATGGGCCTCGCCATGCTGACAGAAATGGCGGCCCGTCATCGCGGCATCACCGTGCGCGAGGGCAGGGCATCGACCGTCAAAAAACATTTCACCGGCAACGGGTGGGCCAAGAAGGCCGACACGATGGCGATTGCTCGCCGTTACGGATGGGCTGTGCGTACCGATGACGAGGCGGATGCCTGCGCCCTCTGGGCGTACGCGGTCTGCTGCTACGCCCCTGAGCACGCCACGCGCTTTGCGCTCGGCCCGATTGCAGCGAGGCAGATGTTCTGA
- a CDS encoding YqaJ viral recombinase family protein: MIQRIPVTDRDSWLVLRKQDVTASVVGALFGCHPYVSLYGLFLEKTGGAPADEQTPFLEWRLILESAVAAAVERQRPEWKIVKATEYLRDPETRIGATPDFYIHGDPRGLGVLQTKTVDPRGFRLHWQEQPPFWIALQNATELMLEQNAAFGAVAALVIDPYKLECPIFDIPRHAGVEQRIREGVSDFWDAVAFGEVPNPDFSKDADLLAAIEPDVIEGKRIDLTGDNHLPVLLAERAELKARVKPDLDRIDAIETEVRFKMGDAEIAMIDGFRLTLKEQTRKAGFHAESRSRVLRIKETRPKEELNNGPF, translated from the coding sequence GTGATCCAGCGCATCCCTGTCACTGATCGCGATAGCTGGCTCGTCCTGCGTAAGCAGGACGTGACCGCGTCCGTGGTCGGCGCCCTCTTCGGCTGCCACCCGTATGTGAGCTTGTACGGCCTCTTTCTGGAGAAGACCGGCGGCGCGCCTGCGGACGAGCAGACGCCGTTCCTTGAGTGGCGACTGATCCTCGAAAGCGCGGTCGCAGCCGCGGTCGAGCGTCAGCGGCCGGAATGGAAGATCGTAAAGGCGACGGAGTACCTGCGTGATCCCGAGACACGCATCGGCGCGACGCCGGACTTTTACATTCACGGCGACCCGCGCGGGCTCGGGGTTCTACAGACGAAGACTGTCGATCCCCGCGGCTTCAGGCTCCATTGGCAGGAACAGCCGCCATTCTGGATAGCGTTGCAGAACGCCACCGAGCTCATGCTCGAGCAGAACGCAGCGTTCGGCGCCGTCGCGGCGCTCGTGATCGATCCCTACAAGCTCGAATGCCCGATCTTCGATATCCCGCGGCACGCCGGCGTCGAGCAGCGCATTCGAGAAGGCGTAAGCGATTTCTGGGATGCCGTGGCCTTCGGCGAGGTCCCCAACCCGGACTTCAGCAAGGACGCCGACCTGCTCGCCGCGATTGAGCCCGACGTGATCGAAGGCAAGCGGATCGATCTGACCGGCGACAATCACCTGCCGGTCCTGCTCGCGGAGCGCGCGGAGCTCAAGGCGCGTGTGAAGCCCGACCTCGATCGTATCGATGCCATCGAAACAGAGGTTCGCTTCAAGATGGGCGACGCCGAGATCGCGATGATCGATGGCTTCCGCCTGACCCTCAAAGAACAGACGCGCAAGGCCGGCTTCCACGCCGAAAGCCGCTCTCGCGTGCTGCGCATCAAGGAAACTCGACCGAAAGAGGAATTGAACAATGGCCCCTTCTGA
- a CDS encoding SLOG family protein — MTTMIVCGGRYFGHVHFLTPREDLRAEMERAAKQNFMMREALDHLRQGRGVTKVISGGATGADATAYHWARSRCLACIVVKAEWRRYGHAAGPIRNGKMLDLKPDFVVAFPGRTGTADMVRQATKAGVEVIDYRETFA; from the coding sequence ATGACGACGATGATCGTATGCGGCGGCCGATATTTCGGGCACGTCCACTTCCTGACGCCGCGGGAGGATCTGCGCGCGGAAATGGAGCGCGCGGCGAAGCAGAACTTCATGATGCGCGAGGCGCTCGACCACCTTCGGCAGGGGCGTGGCGTAACGAAAGTCATTTCTGGCGGCGCCACCGGCGCGGATGCCACGGCCTACCATTGGGCGCGCTCTCGCTGCCTCGCCTGCATCGTCGTGAAAGCCGAATGGCGTCGGTACGGCCACGCGGCGGGGCCGATCCGCAACGGCAAGATGCTCGACCTGAAACCCGACTTCGTCGTCGCCTTCCCCGGCCGCACGGGGACGGCAGACATGGTGCGCCAGGCGACGAAGGCTGGCGTCGAGGTCATCGACTATCGGGAGACATTCGCATGA
- a CDS encoding PilZ domain-containing protein — MALVQRKFQPQAEERRRFQRVRIHLLGRYMLSDRREYPCQAINMSPGGLALLAPGIGSIGERVVAYLDHIGRVEGKITRLLDNGFAMTVNATPRKREKLAAQLTWLANREILNLPEDRRHDRIVPRNASGLLKLSDGSEMPCRIIDLSLSGAALSGAMRPLVGTDVMLGRVAARVVRHLEEGFAIEFNHPQSLETVEDNVTARI; from the coding sequence ATGGCATTGGTCCAGCGAAAATTTCAGCCTCAGGCTGAAGAGCGTCGTCGCTTCCAGCGGGTGAGGATTCACCTGCTCGGCCGCTATATGCTGTCGGATCGGCGCGAATATCCCTGTCAGGCCATCAACATGTCACCCGGCGGTCTTGCGCTGCTGGCGCCCGGCATCGGCAGCATCGGCGAGCGGGTTGTCGCCTATCTCGATCATATCGGCCGCGTCGAAGGCAAGATCACGCGCCTGCTCGACAACGGCTTCGCCATGACGGTGAACGCGACGCCGCGCAAGCGCGAGAAGCTTGCCGCCCAGCTCACCTGGCTTGCCAACCGCGAGATCCTCAACCTGCCCGAAGACCGCCGCCACGACCGTATCGTGCCGCGCAACGCCTCGGGCCTGCTCAAACTCTCCGACGGCAGCGAGATGCCGTGCCGCATCATCGACCTGTCGCTCTCCGGTGCAGCGCTCTCCGGCGCGATGCGGCCCCTCGTCGGCACCGACGTCATGCTCGGCCGAGTGGCCGCGCGCGTCGTGCGTCACCTCGAGGAAGGCTTCGCGATCGAGTTCAATCACCCGCAGTCGCTCGAGACTGTCGAGGACAACGTCACCGCCCGCATCTAA
- a CDS encoding DUF5131 family protein — protein MAERTEISWADATFNPWIGCTKVGPGCDHCYAERDNGRRKWVDGWGPGVPRRRTKTWDAPLRWDRAAALSGQRPRVFCASLADVFDNEVEQAWRTDLWALIRATPNLRWMLLTKRIGNAAKMLPPDWPYPNAGLMATVVNQAEADRDIPKLMMTPATWRGLSIEPMLGPVDISHWLTGHEGIGLDWVICGGESGPHARPMHPSWPRSLRDQCAAAGVAFHFKQWGEWAPHKISPGSRGQICLWPNGREGAGIGGANENGGGGAEMDRVGKKRAGDLLDGREHKEFPAALEASPAPRTAFAADVGGSP, from the coding sequence ATGGCTGAGCGCACCGAAATCTCATGGGCCGATGCGACGTTCAATCCGTGGATCGGCTGCACCAAGGTCGGGCCGGGCTGCGACCATTGCTACGCCGAGCGCGACAACGGCAGGCGTAAATGGGTGGATGGCTGGGGCCCGGGCGTGCCGCGCCGGCGCACCAAGACGTGGGATGCTCCGCTTCGATGGGATCGAGCCGCTGCGCTTTCGGGGCAGCGCCCGCGTGTCTTCTGCGCGTCACTGGCCGACGTGTTCGACAACGAGGTCGAGCAGGCTTGGCGCACTGACCTATGGGCGCTGATCCGTGCCACACCGAACCTGCGGTGGATGCTGCTGACCAAACGCATCGGCAACGCGGCAAAGATGCTGCCGCCGGATTGGCCTTATCCGAACGCGGGATTGATGGCGACGGTCGTTAATCAGGCCGAGGCTGATCGCGACATTCCGAAGTTGATGATGACGCCGGCTACGTGGCGCGGCCTTTCGATCGAGCCGATGCTTGGGCCAGTCGACATCTCGCATTGGTTGACGGGGCACGAGGGCATCGGCCTCGACTGGGTGATCTGCGGCGGCGAGAGCGGCCCGCACGCGCGGCCGATGCATCCATCGTGGCCTCGATCGCTGCGCGATCAGTGCGCCGCAGCCGGCGTCGCCTTCCACTTCAAGCAATGGGGCGAATGGGCCCCGCATAAGATCTCGCCGGGAAGCCGCGGTCAGATTTGTCTTTGGCCGAACGGGCGCGAAGGCGCCGGCATCGGCGGAGCGAACGAAAACGGCGGTGGCGGCGCGGAGATGGATCGCGTTGGAAAGAAGCGAGCAGGCGACCTGCTCGACGGCCGCGAACACAAGGAATTTCCCGCCGCGTTGGAAGCTTCTCCGGCACCGCGGACCGCCTTTGCTGCCGACGTCGGAGGCAGCCCATGA
- a CDS encoding carboxymuconolactone decarboxylase family protein, giving the protein MSEGMYPTATGEFSKMRRELTPETQAAFEAFSQKVFAEGALPVKVKQLIAVAVAHVTQCPYCIKGHTKAAMRHGATQQELMEAIWVAAEMRAGGAYAHSVLALEQAKAAGG; this is encoded by the coding sequence ATGTCTGAAGGAATGTACCCAACCGCAACCGGCGAGTTTTCAAAGATGCGCCGGGAGCTCACGCCCGAAACCCAAGCCGCCTTTGAGGCCTTCAGCCAGAAGGTTTTTGCCGAAGGTGCACTGCCGGTGAAGGTGAAGCAGCTTATTGCGGTGGCCGTCGCGCATGTCACGCAGTGCCCTTATTGCATCAAAGGCCATACCAAGGCGGCTATGCGCCATGGAGCGACGCAGCAGGAATTGATGGAGGCGATCTGGGTCGCCGCGGAGATGCGGGCCGGTGGTGCCTATGCCCATTCGGTGCTTGCGCTCGAACAGGCCAAGGCTGCCGGCGGCTGA